The Anopheles cruzii unplaced genomic scaffold, idAnoCruzAS_RS32_06 scaffold03182_ctg1, whole genome shotgun sequence genome includes a window with the following:
- the LOC128276951 gene encoding uncharacterized protein LOC128276951, with amino-acid sequence INYYFNNTPSKNTLRLTKFVCVDAPYQRTVLHYCKTIPRRNQSATLNVSLTVPEEINIVYFVAQLDYKSIPTGEYRLKVKFLFFDNVTLFSVHVFFNVRSKGLFRSMIEW; translated from the exons GGATCAACTACTACTTCAATAATACACCATCGAAAAATACCCTTCGCTTGACTAAATTCGTTTGCGTCGATGCACCCTATCAGCGGACGGTACTCCATTACTGCAAAACGATTCCTCGACGTAATCAATCGGCAACATTAAACGTGTCTCTTACCGTACCGGAAGAAATTAATATTGTGTACTTCGTTGCCCAGTTGGACTATAA GTCGATCCCGACTGGTGAATATAGGCTAAAAGTTAAATTTCTCTTCTTCGACAACGTGACATTATTTTCAGTGCATGTTTTCTTCAATGTGAGGAGCAAGGGATTGTTTCGATCCATGATTGAATGgtga